The following DNA comes from Microbacterium foliorum.
CCACAGCCGCTGCGTGTCGACGATGAGCTGTGCGCCGGCCGGCAGAGCGATGCGGTACTCGATGCTGGGGTCGGTGCGGTTCTCGCGGAGGACGAAGAAGCTGTCCTTGTCGTCACTGAGGTTGAAGAATCCACGCACGACCCAGCCGGTGCCGTCGGGGTTCAGGCGGTTGTTGTCGTCCTGGTGGAGGTTGTAGAGGCACTCGCCGTACGGGGTCGGCTGCAGCTCGATCACGCGGCAGCGACCGACGTTGGCGCCGGGCTCCTGTGCACGACGCGTCAGGTTCGGAGCCTTCTCGGTCTGCGAGTCGATCCAGACGCCGTCCTTGTCGGTGCGCGGCGGCTTGTGGTTCCAGAAGCCGTTGCACTCGATCTCGCCCTTGGCGCTGGCGAGCGGCGCGAAGCGGGTGTCACCCGACGACTTCCAGTCGTTGTACTCGATGTCGAGCCACTCCTTGGGGTCGAGCTCCTGGTTGTAGCTGTCGAGAACGACGAAGCCCTTGTCTTCGAGCGCGGCAGACTTGATGTATCCCATGATCTGAACCAGATCCTTTCATCGGGGGCCAGCACGTTTTAACAGGCCCTGATAAGGCAAGCCTAACAGGGCGCCTCTGGAGCGCCGCCGAGGGCTGCCGTGAATAAGCGAATAGACTGAATCGGGCGCCTGGCGACTCCTCGGCGCCGGGCGTTACGGGAGGACGAGACACCAGCATGAGCACTGCGACCAACGTCGAGGCGACAGCTGTCAACACGATCGAGTGGCTCGCAGAGGACTCCACGACCATCGTCGTGCCGGTGTACCAGCGTCAGTACCGGTGGGATATCGGCGGCTGCGAGCAGCTGCTCTCCGACGTCCGTGCGGTCGCCCGCGAAGACTCCTCGCACCGTCACTTCATCGGGTCGATCCTCTCGGCTGCCGACGACAGCGAGGCCGACACCGACCTCGTGCTGATCGACGGTCAACAGCGCATCACGACCTTGATGCTGCTGGTCGCAGCGCTTCGGCACGCGGTTCAGGACTCCGATCCCCTGCTTGCCGCCGACCTCGACCGAGTGCTCGTGCGCCCCGAAGACCCCACGCGCACCAAGCTGCGCCCGCACGACGCGTGGGCCGAGCTGTATGAGTCCGTGGTGCTCGAGCGCGATATCCAGACAGAGCGCGAGTCGCGGTTCGACGACAACTACGCGTTCTTCCGCAGCCAGGTGCACGCCGACGAGGCGCCGCAGATCTGGGCGGGGCTGAAGAAGCTCGAGCACGTCTCGATCACCCTCGGCGCCGCCGCCAACGCGCAGCAGATCTTCGAGAGCCTGAACTCCACGGGCGAGCCGCTGCGCGATCACGAGCTCATCCACAACTACATGCTGATGGGGCTGACCCACGCAGAGCAGCTCGACGTCGAGGCACGGTTCTGGCTGCCGATCGAGCAGCACACCGGCGAGACCATCGGCCTGTTCTGGCGGCACTATCTCGTGATGACGACGGGCCGCGAGGTGGCCGCCAACGGCGAGCACGGTGTCTACAGCGCGTTCCGGCATTCGTTCCCCCGCGTCGACCTCGATCACCTGCAGGCGGATGCCGAGGTCTGGCGTCACTACGCCGAGATCTACGGCATCCTGCTCGATCCATCGCTCGAGAAGGACCCCGAGATCGCGCGACAGCTGCGCTACGTGAACACCTTCGGACGCGCCTCGTACCCACTGGTCCTCAGCGTCTACAGCGATCACTCCCACGGAGTCATCGCTCGCGACGAGCTCATCGAGACGCTCGAGTGGATCCAGACGATGTACCTCCGCCGCACACTCGTGAACCTGCCCAACGAGCGGCTGGTCGCGAGACTCTGTCGCGCCAGGGCGAACGGTCGAGAGGAACTGGCGCGCGCGTTCGCCCGGATCACACCG
Coding sequences within:
- a CDS encoding DUF262 domain-containing protein, with translation MSTATNVEATAVNTIEWLAEDSTTIVVPVYQRQYRWDIGGCEQLLSDVRAVAREDSSHRHFIGSILSAADDSEADTDLVLIDGQQRITTLMLLVAALRHAVQDSDPLLAADLDRVLVRPEDPTRTKLRPHDAWAELYESVVLERDIQTERESRFDDNYAFFRSQVHADEAPQIWAGLKKLEHVSITLGAAANAQQIFESLNSTGEPLRDHELIHNYMLMGLTHAEQLDVEARFWLPIEQHTGETIGLFWRHYLVMTTGREVAANGEHGVYSAFRHSFPRVDLDHLQADAEVWRHYAEIYGILLDPSLEKDPEIARQLRYVNTFGRASYPLVLSVYSDHSHGVIARDELIETLEWIQTMYLRRTLVNLPNERLVARLCRARANGREELARAFARITPSDERVSAVLKYSELPHPAYVLGRLEGVDDPDEFDVEHIVPTVPSDSWSGDGLRPWIDYSDDERNAHRALAPTLGNLTLLEQTLAERVFGESYSVKRDEAYSRSSVPETRALADTQAWGTAAISQRTIRLTSDLLRIWARPALPEIDDDGLTPILDAVRRRGWPAGWEREFEYVEYRGERWEVFDVKHLFNRVFRRAWTDTRGAAVSYCAAHGGPIYESTAWKGQWDQLDATHHLYMGWDSNYMMNAVQGVLHEADIASEVFVKYSYIGNVM